From one Nitrospirota bacterium genomic stretch:
- the ybeY gene encoding rRNA maturation RNase YbeY, which produces MKVLLKNQQKRIVINPERIKKVLKKAFKLLNLQKAELSILFVNDRRMRALNRQYRGVDRTTDVLAFPQQEGYKLKVASYRLKNKEDFLRNSLPFTHNSPLVLGDIVINIHKAKCQANEFGLTFYDELNRLLIHGLLHLLYYDHEKSRYHNQKMRKKEKELLNRIS; this is translated from the coding sequence ATGAAAGTTTTATTAAAGAATCAACAAAAACGAATAGTAATAAATCCAGAGAGGATAAAAAAAGTTCTAAAAAAAGCGTTCAAGCTGCTCAATCTCCAGAAGGCTGAACTGAGTATTCTTTTCGTAAACGACAGGAGAATGAGGGCACTGAACCGTCAGTACCGTGGTGTTGACAGAACAACAGATGTCCTTGCATTTCCACAACAAGAAGGTTACAAGTTAAAAGTTGCAAGCTACAGGCTAAAGAATAAAGAAGACTTTTTACGAAACTCTTTACCCTTCACTCATAACTCACCACTGGTTTTGGGTGATATTGTTATCAATATCCATAAGGCTAAATGCCAGGCAAATGAATTTGGCCTTACTTTTTATGATGAACTGAACAGGCTTCTCATACATGGTCTACTTCACCTTCTTTATTACGACCACGAAAAAAGCAGATATCACAATCAGAAAATGAGAAAAAAGGAAAAAGAATTACTCAATAGAATTTCTTGA
- a CDS encoding HDIG domain-containing protein, with amino-acid sequence MKNGQQNKGKIISFFKKIGDSSTPKINGTIIKHGKSDLFIRLYFIILCGFILAFSIQKIFVFSIEQLIGGVLISCLIMFMLYRDIMRYKPAYIKKYNMLLLLGLLLIGTLIVSRLFAYFFVNLSKGFEYSSLDSALFGIPIAAGAMFVSLLFDFHTSITFSFAVSLLTGLWLQDASFTFFAFVGSITAAFSVIRCKKRSSLLKGGGYLIAANIFSVIIILLFKGELYTAKAPSSIMFATLGGMSVAAIVSLLLPLIEYSFKVTTDISLLELLDLDQPIMKSMMVNAPGTYHHSVIVGNLVESAAEVVGVNPLLARVSAYYHDIGKIKMPEYFVENQIGSISKHDKLTPHMSSMIIINHVKEGVEIAKQYKLPSPVIDIIEQHHGTMLVSYFYEKAKEKEHDVLPVEEDYKYPGPKPQTRVAALVMMADAVEAASKVLTDPTPARIASLVDRIINRIFLEGQLDECELTLKDIHEIKKRFTYILTGIFHKRIDYPGFDFSDESFIKESTKTNSNKSREDKKSSKKSVQAAQSPEG; translated from the coding sequence ATGAAAAACGGTCAGCAGAATAAAGGCAAAATAATTTCTTTCTTCAAAAAAATTGGCGATAGCAGCACTCCAAAAATTAATGGCACAATTATAAAACATGGCAAAAGTGACCTCTTTATCAGACTTTATTTCATAATTCTCTGTGGTTTTATACTCGCATTTTCTATACAAAAGATTTTTGTATTTAGCATTGAACAGTTAATTGGTGGGGTTCTTATCTCCTGCCTCATAATGTTCATGCTATACAGGGATATAATGCGTTATAAACCAGCCTATATTAAGAAATACAATATGCTATTACTTCTTGGGCTTTTGCTAATAGGCACCCTCATTGTCTCAAGACTGTTTGCATATTTTTTTGTAAATCTCTCCAAAGGATTTGAATATAGCTCTCTGGATAGCGCCTTATTCGGTATTCCTATTGCAGCAGGCGCTATGTTTGTTTCACTTCTTTTTGATTTTCACACCTCCATTACCTTTTCTTTTGCTGTTAGTCTACTTACCGGTCTCTGGCTTCAGGATGCTTCATTTACATTTTTTGCATTCGTTGGTAGCATAACAGCAGCATTCAGCGTTATACGCTGCAAAAAGAGATCTTCCTTGCTTAAAGGTGGAGGTTATCTTATAGCAGCGAATATCTTTTCTGTAATAATAATACTTCTATTTAAAGGTGAACTCTATACTGCAAAAGCTCCCTCTTCAATAATGTTTGCTACTCTTGGAGGAATGAGTGTTGCTGCAATTGTATCATTACTTCTACCACTTATAGAATATTCTTTTAAGGTTACTACGGATATAAGTCTGCTTGAATTGCTTGATCTCGATCAACCAATCATGAAAAGCATGATGGTAAATGCTCCTGGAACTTATCATCATAGCGTCATTGTTGGAAATCTTGTCGAATCAGCTGCTGAGGTTGTAGGAGTAAATCCCTTACTGGCACGCGTTAGCGCTTATTACCATGATATAGGTAAAATTAAAATGCCTGAGTATTTTGTTGAGAACCAGATTGGCTCAATTAGTAAACATGATAAACTTACACCTCACATGAGCAGTATGATTATAATCAATCACGTAAAGGAGGGGGTTGAAATTGCAAAACAATATAAATTACCATCCCCTGTCATTGATATTATAGAGCAACACCATGGCACAATGCTTGTCAGTTATTTTTATGAGAAAGCAAAAGAGAAAGAACATGATGTTTTACCTGTTGAGGAAGACTATAAATATCCAGGTCCAAAACCTCAGACAAGAGTAGCCGCTCTCGTAATGATGGCAGATGCTGTCGAGGCAGCTTCAAAAGTTCTTACTGATCCTACACCTGCAAGGATTGCTTCGCTGGTGGACAGAATAATAAACCGTATTTTTCTCGAAGGACAGCTTGATGAATGCGAGCTTACTTTAAAGGACATTCATGAGATCAAGAAACGTTTCACCTACATACTTACAGGTATCTTTCATAAAAGAATAGATTATCCGGGTTTTGATTTTTCTGATGAAAGTTTTATTAAAGAATCAACAAAAACGAATAGTAATAAATCCAGAGAGGATAAAAAAAGTTCTAAAAAAAGCGTTCAAGCTGCTCAATCTCCAGAAGGCTGA
- a CDS encoding PhoH family protein, which yields MTITLEIELDVEKEQNLLYGGLDKNLRIIEESLGIIASQRGNKVFLQGTSEAVERAEKIIQDIRIISSNGYSLGPEDIRFALRSTGSGEKYTSVKELFLNNIPISSKKRFIIPKTETQRKYIDAIKTYDIVIGIGPAGTGKTYLAMAMAINAFLKKQISRIVLARPAVEAGEKLGFLPGDIYEKFNPYLRPLYDALLDMMEAEKAGKLIERGVIEIAPLAFMRGRTLNDSFVILDEAQNTTTEQMKMYLTRLGFNSKTVITGDITQIDLPHGKLSGLIEAEKILNDIEGIKFIYFTEKDVVRHRLVQEIVKAYEKYEKRSAE from the coding sequence ATTACGATAACTTTAGAGATTGAGCTTGATGTAGAGAAAGAACAGAACCTACTTTATGGCGGGCTCGATAAAAATCTGAGGATAATTGAAGAATCCCTTGGTATAATAGCTTCACAGAGAGGCAATAAGGTATTTCTGCAGGGAACATCTGAAGCTGTTGAAAGAGCAGAAAAAATAATACAGGATATAAGAATTATCAGTTCGAATGGATATTCTCTTGGGCCAGAAGACATTCGATTTGCACTAAGATCAACAGGTTCCGGAGAAAAATATACCTCAGTCAAAGAACTTTTTTTAAATAACATTCCAATTTCATCAAAAAAGAGATTTATCATTCCGAAAACAGAAACCCAGAGAAAATATATAGACGCCATAAAAACCTATGATATAGTAATCGGTATCGGTCCTGCAGGCACAGGAAAAACATATCTCGCTATGGCAATGGCTATTAACGCTTTTTTAAAAAAACAAATAAGTAGAATAGTCCTTGCAAGACCCGCGGTAGAAGCCGGTGAAAAACTTGGTTTTTTACCTGGTGATATTTATGAAAAATTTAATCCATATCTGAGGCCGTTGTATGACGCACTCTTAGATATGATGGAAGCAGAGAAAGCGGGAAAACTGATCGAGCGCGGGGTTATCGAGATTGCACCACTGGCATTCATGAGGGGTAGAACACTTAATGATTCTTTTGTGATACTCGATGAAGCACAGAATACTACTACAGAACAGATGAAAATGTATCTAACAAGACTTGGTTTTAACTCAAAGACGGTTATAACAGGTGATATAACACAGATAGATTTACCACATGGAAAGTTATCAGGTCTTATCGAGGCTGAAAAAATACTTAACGACATTGAAGGAATAAAGTTTATATATTTTACAGAAAAGGATGTCGTAAGGCATAGACTTGTGCAGGAAATCGTTAAGGCCTACGAAAAATATGAAAAACGGTCAGCAGAATAA
- a CDS encoding SPOR domain-containing protein, translating into MKHSDFNEKESVYFISKWVIILAIVITSSVGFTLGFLVGKSVQSPTYQPQIIPQGGDSLQQDVLSQENISSPPSLEQTQDTSGSSSLQSQQDVNLTETKTNELNQTKQKVQSMKPEEKQQKNTNQQTNKAPSNKAEQETTKLVRYTVQTGAFKNPTEAESLKKILEKKGYKPYVVLSETKNNEKIYKVRVGEFNTRKEAEILSLRIKKSDGLNTFVTFK; encoded by the coding sequence ATGAAACATTCTGATTTTAATGAAAAAGAATCTGTTTACTTTATTAGCAAATGGGTTATTATTCTTGCGATAGTAATTACCTCATCTGTTGGGTTTACTCTTGGTTTTCTTGTAGGCAAAAGCGTTCAATCACCAACTTATCAACCACAGATAATCCCACAGGGAGGAGATTCTCTTCAGCAGGATGTATTATCTCAAGAAAATATTTCTTCACCACCATCGCTTGAACAGACACAAGATACTTCAGGGTCTTCATCTTTACAGTCACAACAAGATGTTAATCTTACTGAAACAAAAACAAATGAGCTAAATCAAACAAAGCAGAAGGTTCAATCAATGAAACCTGAAGAAAAACAACAAAAGAATACAAATCAGCAAACTAATAAAGCACCATCAAATAAAGCAGAGCAAGAAACAACAAAATTAGTTAGATATACTGTTCAGACAGGAGCTTTTAAGAATCCAACTGAGGCTGAATCTTTAAAGAAAATTCTTGAAAAAAAAGGATACAAACCATATGTTGTTCTATCAGAAACAAAAAATAATGAAAAGATTTACAAGGTGAGGGTTGGTGAATTCAATACAAGAAAAGAAGCTGAGATATTATCCCTAAGGATTAAGAAATCCGATGGATTGAATACATTTGTCACATTTAAATAA
- the queA gene encoding tRNA preQ1(34) S-adenosylmethionine ribosyltransferase-isomerase QueA: MKVSDFDFFLPESLIAIRPLKKRDASRLLVLHRDGSIEHKNFTDLPSYLNKGDMLLINDTKVFPARLTGYKKNGDKLEILLVKEKEKDVWEILSKGKFTGRLTFSDNFSAEIYQGKIAHFSYFGELSENIWKYGKMPLPPYIKRLPDDSDKETYQSIFAKNIGSIAAPTASLHFSERVIDEISSKGVIIRQLTLHIGIGTFKPIRTENVEDHRMESEYFEINNELLEEIKKTKSTGNKIVSVGTTTTRAIEGYFNNRCNIKSINGKLFGITDYFIYPGHTFKIIDSLITNFHLPRSTPLMLASAIIGREKLINAYKEAVERRYRFLSYGDAMLIL; encoded by the coding sequence ATGAAGGTTTCTGATTTCGATTTTTTTCTGCCTGAAAGTCTTATAGCTATACGTCCTCTCAAAAAAAGAGATGCTTCAAGATTATTAGTCCTTCACAGAGATGGGTCTATTGAACATAAAAATTTTACTGATCTACCATCTTATCTAAACAAGGGAGATATGCTTCTCATTAATGACACAAAGGTATTTCCAGCAAGGCTTACCGGCTACAAAAAAAATGGGGATAAACTGGAAATTTTGCTTGTGAAAGAAAAAGAGAAGGATGTATGGGAAATACTCTCAAAAGGCAAATTCACAGGTAGACTAACCTTTTCCGACAATTTCTCTGCAGAAATCTATCAAGGTAAAATTGCACATTTTTCATATTTCGGTGAATTATCAGAAAATATCTGGAAATATGGCAAAATGCCGTTACCCCCTTACATAAAGCGATTACCGGATGATTCAGATAAGGAAACATATCAATCAATATTTGCAAAAAACATTGGTTCTATCGCTGCTCCGACTGCAAGTTTGCATTTTTCTGAAAGAGTAATCGATGAGATCTCCAGCAAAGGAGTAATAATACGACAATTAACACTTCATATAGGGATCGGGACATTCAAACCGATAAGGACAGAAAATGTTGAAGACCATAGGATGGAAAGTGAGTATTTCGAGATAAATAATGAACTTCTCGAAGAAATTAAAAAAACAAAATCTACTGGTAATAAAATTGTATCAGTAGGAACTACAACCACAAGAGCAATTGAAGGATATTTTAATAATCGATGTAACATTAAATCAATTAACGGAAAATTGTTCGGTATAACAGATTACTTTATTTATCCTGGTCATACATTTAAAATCATTGATTCCTTAATAACAAATTTTCACCTGCCCCGTTCAACTCCTTTAATGTTAGCATCTGCTATAATTGGTAGAGAAAAATTGATCAATGCTTATAAAGAAGCTGTAGAGAGAAGGTATAGATTTCTCTCATATGGTGATGCTATGCTTATATTATGA
- a CDS encoding SpoIID/LytB domain-containing protein, with translation MLNKISFLVVLLLSLILPLQTYAEESIRVLIINDVYSRLPSKNEKIDKIGSLKGDLLVMGTRYTGNIDIWKGDNGLYVVNEIPIEEYVKDVVAAEVNPEWDIEALKAQAVVSRTYSLYQKRMNGNSIYHIASSVIHQVYKGSKPDIRISYAVSQTRGEVLTYNGELIEAFYHSTCGGMTENPEEVFGKSYPYLKSSESSCEISPYSFWEKIIPLEEIEKALGIQDIKEISIKSYTKSKRVKQLEIVYQTGKTIITGNDLRKALGWSRLPSTNFQMTRNGDTFIFEGKGYGHGVGMCQWCALKMSREGKNYKEILSYFYPGTVIKINEGF, from the coding sequence ATGCTAAATAAAATAAGTTTTTTAGTAGTATTGCTATTGAGCCTAATTTTACCATTACAAACATATGCGGAGGAAAGCATAAGAGTATTAATTATCAATGATGTTTATTCAAGATTACCATCAAAAAATGAAAAGATTGATAAAATTGGTAGCTTGAAAGGTGATCTACTCGTTATGGGTACTCGCTATACTGGAAATATTGATATCTGGAAAGGCGATAATGGTCTTTATGTTGTAAATGAAATACCTATTGAAGAATATGTCAAAGACGTTGTTGCTGCGGAAGTAAATCCTGAATGGGATATTGAAGCACTCAAGGCCCAGGCAGTTGTTTCACGTACATATAGTTTATATCAAAAAAGAATGAATGGAAACTCAATATATCACATAGCTTCCTCGGTCATACATCAGGTTTATAAAGGAAGCAAACCTGATATAAGGATATCATATGCTGTTAGTCAAACACGGGGCGAAGTTCTTACTTATAATGGAGAACTGATCGAGGCATTCTATCATTCCACCTGTGGTGGCATGACAGAAAATCCAGAAGAAGTATTCGGAAAAAGTTATCCCTACCTGAAATCATCAGAATCATCCTGCGAAATCTCACCATATTCCTTCTGGGAGAAGATTATACCGCTTGAAGAAATCGAAAAAGCATTAGGTATACAAGATATCAAAGAAATATCAATAAAGTCCTATACAAAATCTAAAAGGGTGAAACAACTTGAAATTGTATATCAAACAGGAAAAACTATAATCACTGGTAACGATTTAAGAAAAGCACTCGGCTGGAGTCGTCTCCCCAGTACAAATTTTCAGATGACCAGAAATGGTGATACATTCATTTTTGAAGGAAAAGGTTATGGCCATGGCGTTGGAATGTGCCAGTGGTGTGCTTTAAAAATGTCCCGTGAGGGAAAAAATTATAAGGAAATCCTATCATATTTTTACCCTGGAACAGTGATAAAAATTAATGAAGGTTTCTGA
- a CDS encoding DUF2905 domain-containing protein, with protein sequence MGESIQYFARFLIITGVVIIILGAVLLLSGKIPWIGKLPGDIVIQRKNFTFYFPLATSILLSLLLTLIFWILGRK encoded by the coding sequence ATGGGTGAGAGCATACAATATTTTGCCAGATTTCTTATAATCACCGGTGTTGTGATAATAATTCTTGGAGCTGTATTACTTCTATCAGGGAAAATACCATGGATTGGGAAATTGCCAGGAGATATTGTAATACAGAGAAAAAATTTTACATTTTATTTTCCATTAGCTACAAGTATACTTTTAAGTTTGTTACTGACTCTAATCTTCTGGATTCTGGGAAGGAAATAA
- a CDS encoding epoxyqueuosine reductase QueH has product MKLLVHICCANCYLYPFQSLFSKGFEVKGLWFNPNIHPYTEYKMRLDALHKLQNLWNLDIEYVDHYGLKEFIRAVVNREEYGERCFLCYSMRLEETAKNAKKMGLDGFTTTLLVSPYQKFDIILNIGNEIAKRHSIQFYKEDFRTGWNEGVKLSKELGLYRQKYCGCIYSEMERYLNRKSDIKEIK; this is encoded by the coding sequence ATGAAACTCCTGGTGCATATCTGTTGTGCCAATTGCTATTTATATCCATTTCAGTCACTGTTTTCAAAAGGATTTGAGGTAAAGGGTCTTTGGTTTAACCCCAATATTCATCCATATACAGAATATAAGATGCGTCTTGATGCTTTACATAAGCTTCAGAATTTATGGAATCTGGACATAGAATATGTTGATCATTATGGACTAAAGGAGTTCATAAGGGCGGTGGTAAATAGAGAAGAATACGGTGAAAGATGTTTTCTATGCTATTCAATGAGGCTTGAAGAAACAGCAAAGAATGCAAAAAAAATGGGGCTCGATGGATTTACAACCACTCTTCTTGTAAGCCCATATCAGAAATTTGATATTATATTAAACATAGGGAATGAGATTGCAAAAAGACATTCAATCCAGTTCTATAAAGAAGATTTTAGAACTGGCTGGAATGAAGGAGTAAAGTTATCAAAAGAACTTGGATTGTATAGACAGAAGTATTGTGGATGTATTTACTCAGAAATGGAGCGTTATTTGAATAGAAAGAGTGATATTAAGGAAATAAAATAA
- the ruvB gene encoding Holliday junction branch migration DNA helicase RuvB: MNPSVSSTIDGDDLGFELTLRPRSFYEFIGQDKIIENLKVFIEAAQKRKEHLDHILFYGPPGLGKTTLSHIIASELNVNIKSTSGPVLERPGDLAAILTNISDLDILFIDEIHRLPRIVEEILYPAMEDFQLDIIIGQGPTARTLKLNLPRFTLIGATTRTGLLTSPLRERFGVINRLEYYSPDDLKKIVLRSSRILKTDIDDEAAFEIACRSRGTPRIANRLLRRIRDFAQVKGDGKIDINITKSSLLSLDVDEKGLDEMDRKLLTIIIEKYNGGPVGIETLAASLREDKETIEDVYEPFLLQEGLIERTPRGRQATRRAYQHLGINAPQGLF, from the coding sequence ATCAATCCCTCTGTATCATCTACTATAGATGGTGATGACCTTGGCTTCGAGCTTACTTTAAGACCAAGGTCATTTTATGAATTTATAGGACAGGATAAGATTATAGAAAATCTTAAGGTATTCATAGAGGCCGCACAGAAAAGAAAAGAGCATCTTGATCATATATTATTTTATGGTCCACCCGGACTTGGAAAAACAACCCTTTCTCATATTATTGCCTCTGAACTTAATGTAAATATAAAGTCAACATCTGGTCCTGTACTTGAACGGCCTGGTGATCTTGCGGCAATTCTAACAAATATATCAGATCTTGATATTCTGTTTATTGATGAAATTCACAGACTACCTCGAATTGTTGAGGAAATACTGTATCCCGCCATGGAAGATTTTCAATTAGATATCATTATTGGTCAGGGACCAACCGCCCGCACATTGAAATTGAATCTTCCGAGGTTTACTCTTATAGGTGCTACCACTCGAACAGGTTTGCTTACCTCTCCTCTGAGAGAACGTTTTGGTGTTATAAATAGACTTGAATACTATTCACCTGATGATCTTAAGAAAATAGTCCTTCGTTCATCTCGGATATTAAAGACTGACATTGATGATGAAGCTGCGTTTGAGATTGCATGCCGTTCTCGTGGAACACCAAGGATTGCTAACAGATTACTGAGACGCATACGTGACTTTGCACAGGTGAAAGGCGATGGCAAAATAGATATTAATATAACAAAGAGTTCCCTTTTATCTCTTGATGTGGACGAAAAAGGTCTCGATGAAATGGATAGAAAACTTTTAACAATAATCATTGAAAAATACAATGGTGGTCCTGTCGGGATAGAAACTCTTGCAGCTTCATTAAGAGAAGATAAAGAAACTATTGAAGATGTATATGAACCGTTTCTTCTGCAGGAAGGTCTCATAGAAAGAACACCTCGCGGTAGACAGGCTACTCGAAGAGCTTACCAGCATCTTGGAATCAATGCACCACAGGGGTTATTTTAA
- the ruvA gene encoding Holliday junction branch migration protein RuvA — translation MIGSLRGKLIFKQPNNVIVEVQGVGYQVNVSVGTLSSLPDEGSEVFMHIYTHVREDLLQLYGFISEDEKKIFITLLGITGIGPKMALNILSGISHNDLLHAIEKEDVDVLCKIPGLGKKTAHRLILELREKLPPVKTLYDRLFDDTLSALINLGYKKSVAIKALELSYKKGFKDIEGLLKESLKYLTGEVIEKN, via the coding sequence ATGATAGGATCATTAAGAGGAAAACTTATATTCAAACAACCAAATAATGTAATCGTTGAAGTTCAAGGTGTCGGATATCAGGTAAATGTATCTGTGGGAACATTATCATCCCTTCCAGATGAGGGCAGTGAGGTTTTCATGCACATATACACGCATGTACGTGAAGATCTCTTACAATTGTATGGTTTCATATCAGAAGATGAAAAAAAAATATTTATAACACTACTCGGGATAACAGGAATCGGACCCAAAATGGCCCTTAATATTCTTTCAGGAATCTCCCATAACGATCTTTTACATGCAATCGAAAAAGAGGATGTAGATGTTCTATGCAAAATTCCTGGACTTGGTAAAAAGACAGCTCATCGGTTAATTCTCGAACTCAGAGAAAAACTCCCTCCTGTAAAAACTCTGTATGATAGACTTTTTGATGATACCTTATCAGCACTGATAAATCTCGGATATAAGAAATCAGTTGCCATAAAAGCTCTGGAATTGTCATATAAAAAAGGATTTAAAGATATTGAAGGACTTCTAAAAGAATCGTTAAAATATCTAACAGGAGAAGTTATTGAAAAAAACTGA